One Candidatus Rhabdochlamydia sp. T3358 genomic window, AATGTGGATTACGTTTAGCAACGACTTGATTGCTAGGAACCCATTTTTCTAAAGAATAAGGACCATTACATAAAAAATTAGGTCCTACTTTTTCGGGCCAATTGGGATTTTTTCGATCATTTTCAATATTTACAGGGGAAAAAGCACTAAAAGACAGCAATTTGAAAAGATAAGGATTTGGCGTTTCTAAAGTAATTACAAGAGTTTTTGCATCTATTGCTTTGACTCCTACTTCATCAATAGAAACAAGTCCTTGTTTTGCCGCATCTGCATTTTTTATAGAAGAGAATAACGATGCACTCATTGAGGGAAAATCGGGCCTAAGAATATCTTTCCAGGTTTGTTCAAAATCATAAGCCGTAACAGGGGTGTTATTAGACCACACCGTGTCTCTCAAACGAAAAGTGTAGGTAAGTTTATCTTCTGATACTTCATAGGATTTGGCTTGGGCAAGTTTTACAGATTGATCTGGATACGCTTTCACAAGCCCTTCAAAAAATAAAAAATGCATTTGTATGGAGTATCTATCTACTCCTTTACGTGGATCCATAGTTTTGGGTTCTGTTTTCATATTGAGGCGAAGAGTTAACATCTTAGCTTTAGGTTTGATAAATGGAAAAAAGAAAAATGCGCTAGCAATGATAAGAATAAAAATACCAATATATTTCATTTGAAAACCCTCTAAAAAAAGAAACAAGCATACTTCTTCAAATAATTTATTGTAAATTTATAATTTTATATTAACAAAAAAATAAGATCATTTAATGGAAACAAATAGCTATTAAGGAAAAGATCTTTGCGTGCATTTATTTTCTTTTTGCACTCTTTGAGCTTCAGGAGATAAAGGCAATAGAGTTCGATCTTTCCACCAAAGAGGTATAGTAAAAGATAACCGTGGGTTGATCATATACACATAGTCTGCATGATATAAAGGAATGACAGGCATCTCGCTTAAAAGGATTTTTTCTGCTTGTTCTAGAGTTTGTAATCTTGTATCTGCTTCTTCGTAAAAAGATCGATCAAGCAATCGAATGTATTCAGGATGCTCCCAATTGGAGAAATTCATTCCATAGGTTTTGTATTTAAATCTTTCAAGAATACTCATTGGATCCGGATACGTTTCATCCCAGCGCATAAAAGACATGTTATAGTCACCGCGAAACAATTTATCTAACATAATGCTAAAATCTAGACATTCTAGCTTAATAAAAACACCTAGAGTCTCTAACCATTGTTGTTGGAGTACTTGAATTACTGCATTTTTTTCAGGAGCCCGTTGGCCGTAACAGAGAACTACAGATTCAAAAACTTGCTTCCCAACTCCTAGTTCTTGCAAGCCTTCTTCTAATAAAATACGTGCTTGGCACACATCATTATCTTTGAAAAAAGAACGATAGCGATTTTCTTTTAAACAAGGAGGAATGAGATTTGTTGCGCTCAAACTTGCTTGATAAGCTGTGTTAATATGCTCTGTTGTAATACTTTTTTTAACACCTTTTCCAAATAATCCAATCAACTCTTGGCGGTTGATAGCAAGAGCAAATGCCCTGCGAATTTTAGGATGATTAAAGGGAGCTTTATCAGTATTAATGTGAATAAGTATAGTAGAAGCCCTTGGCTCTCGAGAAATTGTCCATGTTTTCTCTAGTCTAGGAATTGCTTCTAGAGGAATATCGGTTAAAGAATCTCCAATTACATCTATTAAGCCCTTTTCGAACATCTCTAAAGTTACTGTATCATTTTCAACTATGTTAAAAATAATTTTTTCTGGGTGTAGATCTTCTGTTTTGCGATAGTTGGGGTTGCGTACAGCAATGATTTGGTTTTCATGATCCCATTTTTCTAAAGAATAAGGACCATTACATAAGAAGTTAGGTCCTGCGTCATGAGCCCAATTAGGGTTTTTGCGATCATTCTCAATATTTATAGGAGAAAAAGTACAGAAAGAAAGTAACTTAAAAAGATAGGGAGTAGGCCTTTCCAGAGTAATCACAAGGGTTTTTTCATCCACTGCTTTAATACCTACCTCATTAAGAGAAACAAGACCTTTTTTTGCTGCATCTGCATTTTTTATAGGAGAAAATAATTGTGCATTTGTAGAAGGAAAATTAGGATCAAGAATGTCTTTCCAAGATTGCTCAAAATCATAAGCGGTAACAGGGGCATTATTAGACCAAACAGTATTTCTTAAATGAAAAGTGTAAGTGAGATCATCTTCTGACACTTCATAAGACTTGGCTTGAGCTAATTTCATAGATTGGTCTGGGTACATTTTAATGAGTCCCTCAAAAAATAAAAACCGCATTTGTGAGGAGCGCATATCCCCTCTTTTACGTGGATCCATTGACTTAGGCTCAGCTCTCATATTGAGACGAAGAGTTAACATCTTAGTTTTAGGTTTAATAATGGGAAAAAAGAAAAATGCGCTCACAACGATAAGTACAAAAATACCAACATATTTCATTGAAAACACCTTATAAAAAGAATCAGTGTACTTATTTAAAGAATTAATTGTAAAAATTTTTTTATATTAACAAGAACAGATCATAGAACAGCGGTAATTAAAGAAGAGTCTTTTGACCCACATTGAGCAGTTTCCGTAAAAAAAACTTGTCAAATCACTGGAGCAGATTGAAGATCCAATTCATAGATTTTTCTTACGGAGTTTCCAAAATAACCAAGAATTCGCCTTCTGAGAGGAGTTATCCCTGAAATCACTACATGGGATGTCTTTTCAATGCATATTTTTACTAACTCGATTCCCTCCAAAAGTTGGAAAATCCAACGAAGAGTCGGCTTGGCTGTTTCTTGGCGTATTTGATTTGGAAGAGTCTCTTAAAGCTCTTTAAGTGCTTTATGAAGCCGCCTTTGTGCTATTTGAATATATCAATAATGCCAACGTCATTACCATCAATAACCCCATAATTCTCTCCGTTTTTTTTACAAAAAGTGATGAAGTAAACATCAATAGATCTTTGAGAAAGCGAAAACCCCTTTCAACTGTATTATTTTGGTTCTTATAGGCCAGAATCACTTCTGCATCACTCAATTCTTTTTGAGGAATCGTCGTTCCCACAATAAAACAGCTAGATTGTATTATTGCTTCTTCTCTGACTGCTTGACACTCTTGCACAATTCCTGTAATTCGATAAACTAATTTATAGAGACTCTCTTGTTTAGGACGGCCCTTCGATTCATATTTTTTTTCCTCTTCAATTGTTCCTTCTAAAACCTCATAAAACTTGCTTTTGCTAAAGCAGCGCTTCAGCGCACCTTTAGCATCATGAGGACATGAAAATTCTTCTGCTGACAATGTCTTCAATGCTTTCTCAATTTTTTCTCGCTCTTTTTTACACCTAACTTCAACCATATTTTCAGCCTTATTTTGCCTCTCTTGCGAATGAACAACCATCCATCTCTGTTGAAGGCCGTAGTGTTGTAGATTAAAAGTGTAAAAGCGATGCTTTTCATCCAAAAGAGTCCACTCTTTCATTGGTTTTTGAAGTGCTGATTCGATAGTTGTATTTTCAAGCATGATCGTGCCTGGGATTCGTGCAATAAAGGGAATTAAACATAGACCTTGCTCAATCGTTTGTTTGTCATATAGTTTGGAATCCGCAATAAGATAGCGAGGGGTTTCTGCTGCTTTAAAGCTATCTGCAAGAGCTTTTGCTCTTTCACGAAAAATTTTTGTGTCCGAAGCATTACCATTCCAAGCTTTACTAACAACGGGAATGCCGCCATCATGCGAGCACATTATCTCTAAAACGACTTGTTTTAAATCTGGTCTATGATCTTTCGAATAACCATGGGTAATTTCAATTGTATGCTCATCAGAATCACTTTCATATTCTCCTGTGAGAGCAAAAGCTGTTGTGTCTAAGCTGTTGAACTTCGTATCAATAGCTTCTTTTTGACATATTTGTACACTAGCTTCTGCGAATAGCAGGTCACAGCCATATGCATGGCAATCATCTAGGGCTCTTCCTAGCTTAAAACGGTTGAAATTTTCTGCATTCACACCTGGACGAAATAGCTTGCTTAATGCCTTATTCTCGAAAAATTGAGGAGTTAGTGTCAGAGGGCAATCTGAAAATCCCAATCCATTGATGATCATACCGGCAACAGCTTCTCCGCAACTAATTCCTTCTCTAGAATCACCGGGAATTCGATTGTCGATAAATTCTACGAGGCCCAAGTCTTGAATAACACCTGCAATAACACCTAAATGATCTAATCGTTCTACTTGTGTATGTACACTCATGATAACCCTCGTCATACAAATTAATAGAGGGTTACGATAAATCAAAATTGCATTTTAGCAAACTGCTCAATCCGGGTTTTGAGCATATTTATTTTCTTTTTGCATTCTTTGATCTTCAGCAGATAGCGGTAGCAGCGTTCTATCTTTCCACCAAAGAGGTATGGTAAAAGGCAAGCGGGGGTTTATCATATACACATAGTCTTCATGATATAAAGGAATGACTGGCATCTCGCTTAAAAGGATTTTTTCTGCTTGTTCTAGAGTTTGCATTCGCTTGTCCTCTTCTTCATAAAAAGATCGGTCAAGTAATCGAATATACTCTGAATGCTCCCAATTGGAAAAGTTCATTGTATATGCTTTGTATTTAAACCTTTCAAGGATACTCATCGGATCCGGATATGCTTCATTCCAGCGCATAAAAGACATGGCGTAGTTACCACAAAATAGTTTATCCAACATAATGCTAAAATCTAAACACTCTAGTTTAATGAAAATGCCTAAAACTTTTAACCACTGTTGTTGGATCACTTGTATTAATGCATTTGCTTCAAAGGAACGTTGGCTATAATAAAGAGATATCGATTCAAAAACTTTTTTATCAAGGCTGAGCTCTTGTAAACCTTCCTCTAATAAAATACGCGCTCTTTCTATATCATTGTCTATAAAAAAAGAATGATAGCGATTTTCTTTCAAACAAGGAGGAATGAGATTGGTTGCTGCACAACTTGCCTGATAAGCTGTGCTGATTTGCTCTGTTAGGATATTTTTTTTAACCCCTTTTCCAGATAATCCAATCAATTCTTGACGATTGATAGCAAGGCCAAATGCCCTACGGATTTTAGGATGATTAAAGGGAGGTTTCTCTGTGTTGATATTAATGAGCAAGGTGCAAGCTTTTGGCTCTCGAGAAATTGTCCATGTTTTTTCTAACCTAGGAATTGCTTCTAAAGGGATATCGGTTAAAGCATCTCCAATTACATCTATTAAGCCCTTCTCAAACATCTCCAGTGTTACTGCGTCATTTTCAACGATGTTAAAAATGATTTTTTCTGAGTGTATATCTTCTGTTTTGCGATAGTTAGGATTGCGTACAACAATGATTTGATTTCCATGATCCCATTTTTCTAAAGAATAAGGACCATTGCATAAGAAGTTAGGTCCTGCATCATGAGCCCAATTAGGGTTTTTGCGATCATTTTCAATGTTTATAGGAGAAAAAGCGCAAAAAGATAACAATTTGAAAAGATAAGGTATAGGTTTTTCTAAAGTAATC contains:
- a CDS encoding peptide ABC transporter substrate-binding protein, which translates into the protein MKYVGIFVLIVVSAFFFFPFIKPKNKLQALRLNIRSEPKSMDPRKGGELLSAQMQFLFFEGLVKMYPDQSMKLAQAKSYEVSEDKLTYTFHLRDTVWSNNTPVTAYDFEQSWKDILDPKFPSAREQLLSAVKNAEAAKKGLISLDEVGIKAMDAKTLVITLEKPIPYLFKLLSFCAFSPINIENDRKNPNWAHDAGPNFLCNGPYSLEKWDHGNQIIVVRNPNYRKTEDIHSEKIIFNIVENDAVTLEMFEKGLIDVIGDALTDIPLEAIPRLEKTWTISREPKACTLLININTEKPPFNHPKIRRAFGLAINRQELIGLSGKGVKKNILTEQISTAYQASCAATNLIPPCLKENRYHSFFIDNDIERARILLEEGLQELSLDKKVFESISLYYSQRSFEANALIQVIQQQWLKVLGIFIKLECLDFSIMLDKLFCGNYAMSFMRWNEAYPDPMSILERFKYKAYTMNFSNWEHSEYIRLLDRSFYEEEDKRMQTLEQAEKILLSEMPVIPLYHEDYVYMINPRLPFTIPLWWKDRTLLPLSAEDQRMQKENKYAQNPD
- a CDS encoding IS1634 family transposase; translation: MSVHTQVERLDHLGVIAGVIQDLGLVEFIDNRIPGDSREGISCGEAVAGMIINGLGFSDCPLTLTPQFFENKALSKLFRPGVNAENFNRFKLGRALDDCHAYGCDLLFAEASVQICQKEAIDTKFNSLDTTAFALTGEYESDSDEHTIEITHGYSKDHRPDLKQVVLEIMCSHDGGIPVVSKAWNGNASDTKIFRERAKALADSFKAAETPRYLIADSKLYDKQTIEQGLCLIPFIARIPGTIMLENTTIESALQKPMKEWTLLDEKHRFYTFNLQHYGLQQRWMVVHSQERQNKAENMVEVRCKKEREKIEKALKTLSAEEFSCPHDAKGALKRCFSKSKFYEVLEGTIEEEKKYESKGRPKQESLYKLVYRITGIVQECQAVREEAIIQSSCFIVGTTIPQKELSDAEVILAYKNQNNTVERGFRFLKDLLMFTSSLFVKKTERIMGLLMVMTLALLIYSNSTKAAS
- a CDS encoding peptide ABC transporter substrate-binding protein — translated: MKYVGIFVLIVVSAFFFFPIIKPKTKMLTLRLNMRAEPKSMDPRKRGDMRSSQMRFLFFEGLIKMYPDQSMKLAQAKSYEVSEDDLTYTFHLRNTVWSNNAPVTAYDFEQSWKDILDPNFPSTNAQLFSPIKNADAAKKGLVSLNEVGIKAVDEKTLVITLERPTPYLFKLLSFCTFSPINIENDRKNPNWAHDAGPNFLCNGPYSLEKWDHENQIIAVRNPNYRKTEDLHPEKIIFNIVENDTVTLEMFEKGLIDVIGDSLTDIPLEAIPRLEKTWTISREPRASTILIHINTDKAPFNHPKIRRAFALAINRQELIGLFGKGVKKSITTEHINTAYQASLSATNLIPPCLKENRYRSFFKDNDVCQARILLEEGLQELGVGKQVFESVVLCYGQRAPEKNAVIQVLQQQWLETLGVFIKLECLDFSIMLDKLFRGDYNMSFMRWDETYPDPMSILERFKYKTYGMNFSNWEHPEYIRLLDRSFYEEADTRLQTLEQAEKILLSEMPVIPLYHADYVYMINPRLSFTIPLWWKDRTLLPLSPEAQRVQKENKCTQRSFP